A region of Mesorhizobium sp. M3A.F.Ca.ET.080.04.2.1 DNA encodes the following proteins:
- a CDS encoding fumarylacetoacetate hydrolase family protein → MKLVSYELSGSWRPGIVLESTVFDIAAILGDRHGQAPGSVSSISALLREHGAALPELSKRLAAGARENPRAAVGPLETTRLGPPVTDPAKVLCIGLNYNDHVAETGRALPTHPDIFAKFASTLIGPFEEIRCSNITQNLDFEGELAIVIGRECRGVSAQDALDFVAGVMVLNDVTARDLQYRGTQWLAGKAVDASTPCGPAIVTLDEVGDVQNLDIKTRVNGVEVQSSNTRYMIFPVRDLVSYISFFLTLSPGDIITTGTPQGIGAKRQPPLWLKPGDTVEVELQKVGLLRNIVR, encoded by the coding sequence GCGATCGTCACGGTCAAGCCCCTGGCTCGGTCTCCTCTATAAGCGCTCTGCTGCGCGAACACGGAGCAGCATTGCCGGAGCTGTCAAAGCGGCTCGCCGCTGGTGCCCGCGAAAATCCGCGGGCTGCTGTTGGACCACTCGAAACCACGCGGCTTGGCCCGCCCGTCACGGATCCGGCAAAAGTGCTTTGCATTGGTCTCAACTACAACGATCACGTTGCCGAGACCGGCCGGGCGCTTCCCACCCATCCCGATATCTTTGCCAAGTTCGCCAGCACGTTGATTGGCCCGTTCGAAGAAATTCGCTGCTCGAACATCACGCAGAATCTGGATTTCGAAGGTGAACTTGCGATCGTGATCGGTCGCGAATGTCGGGGTGTCAGCGCGCAAGACGCGCTCGACTTCGTGGCTGGGGTGATGGTCCTGAACGATGTCACGGCACGTGATCTTCAGTATCGCGGAACGCAGTGGTTGGCGGGGAAGGCGGTTGACGCTTCCACGCCTTGCGGCCCTGCAATTGTTACCCTTGACGAAGTGGGAGATGTGCAGAATCTTGACATCAAAACCCGTGTGAACGGAGTTGAAGTTCAGTCCTCCAACACGCGCTACATGATTTTCCCGGTGCGCGATCTGGTCTCTTACATTTCATTTTTTCTGACCCTCTCGCCGGGAGATATCATTACCACCGGCACACCTCAGGGCATCGGCGCCAAGCGCCAACCTCCATTATGGCTGAAGCCTGGCGATACCGTTGAGGTCGAGCTCCAGAAAGTCGGCCTGTTGCGAAACATCGTCCGCTAG